DNA from Solidesulfovibrio carbinolicus:
GTTTTTATGAAAAACGAAAAATCCCTTTTGGACTATCAAAGCCTACCCTCTAGCTTAAACAAAAAACAAGAAAAATGTCAATCCTCAAATGTTATCTTAAACCTAAACTTCAACTTTCGCTTTTCATAAAAAAGCCCCGACCACCAGGGCCAGGGCTTCCAAAAAAAGTTCCTGCTCCATATCCGCCGCCGGTTCCGCGCTCCACAAAAACCCGCCAGCATATTACGAGTTGGCGGCGGAAATCTCCTCTAAAAATTGAGAGGTGTTCCAGAACTCCGCGACAATCCGCCCCGCTTCCGTTTCGGGGTCAATCGCCATAAAAAGCTGGGCATTGAACTCCCCCGGAGCGTTAGGCGCTACAGAGGCACTAGCCGACACAACACACTGTTTCAAGGCTTCTGCAAGTTCCATTTCCAATCCTCCAAATTTATATGTTTTTGCTGAAATTATATAAAAGTAATTCTATCAAAAATCGGGCATTGCGTCAACAATGAAAAGGCCCCGACTTCCGCCGAGGCCGCGCCGCTTGCCGCTATAGCTCGTTGGCGTACACGCTCTTAATCTCTTCGGGCTGGATACACAGGTACGTCAAGGTTTGCCGTTGCGTGGAGTGCCCTAGAGCGTCCATGAGCGTGGGAATATCCGCTCCGAAGGTGACTCGTTGATGGTATCCCCAGGTCTTTCGCAGCGAGTGAGAGCCATAGTTCCCCTTGAGGTTGACCGACTCACACCAGCTGGCGACCAGACGGCAAAGGTAGCTGGCGCTCATCTGCCCACGCTGCCCCGTGAAGATCGGTTCTGCCGCGTCGAACTCCCGCGTTGCCAGCAGTCGGGCCAAAGCCTCCCGCGCCGCCTTGTTGAAGATGACGCGACGGCGCTTGCCCGTCTTGGACTCACGCACCAACCCGCCGTCTTCGTCTGCCAGGATCGTACGCACTTGACCCGCCGTGAGCTTCAAGAGGTCCGAAGCCCGAAGCGCCGTATTGATGCCCACGACGAACAGGGCAGACTCTCTGGGCTTGTCGGCCAAGAGCTTCTTGATGGTGGCAATGTCCTTCACGCTCTTGATGGGTTCGACGGTAATCACTTCGCCGGCCTTGGGGTTGTTCCCTCTGTTCGTCTTCGCGCTCATTTTCGGGCCTCCGTTCTCGTCATCTTTGAGTCGATTAAACACTAAAACTTGATGAGTGTCAAACGCTATTTTCGGCCCTTTCGGCCCGTTTTGGGCTAACTACCCAAAAGCATTGAAGAACCATCAAAATCAACTGGTCATCTTTTGTGTAGAAGATGACGAGCCTTGGACACGGCCAGGGCAGCAGCGACAAGGCACAGGCGGGGGCATGGGGGCATATACCGGGGGTAGCCCTGCCCAAGCATAACAGTTGCCAAACACACTAGTTTTACTCGCAACCAGTTTAGCCAGGTCAAAAGGCTCAAAGGTATCCACTGCCAGACACCTTTTGCCGTCGCTCCGTTGATATTGCGGGAGCGATTTCCCCCACGCCAGCCTCACAACGCCGTAGCTGCCATTCTGGCGGCTTTTGGACCTCGACCTGACCTTTGACCCATCCAGCCCCAGAAAAAGAGCCAGAAAAGGCCAATTTCCCAATCAATAATGATTCTTGATTGAGTCCAGCCGAGGCCCTGCCCGCCGATCCGCGCCGACTCCATGCGACTCACGGAAAATGACTCGCCCTTGCCCTGGCCGTCATGGCCTGAGACATCGCAGCCCAAAGTTTCCCTAGTGCCGAGGTAGAGAAAGGGTGGTGGCCCGGCCTCCAAAATCACTGAAAGTCATTCTCAACTGAATTGGGGTCATGCCTTTTGTGTTTCCAAAAGTTCAAAACTTTTCGGGTCAGCATATGAAGTAACCCCAAAAAATTTTAGAAAATTGGGTGTTTTCTCAAGTAAAAACAACGCAAAATTCAAAACCATCATTCAATTTACTTTCAGTATATCAAATTGTGACAACAAAAAGGGAGGCTCTTACATGAGCAAAGACAAGAAGTTTTATCGGGGCAGCGTCAATAGCTACGATTCTCGGGAGATGGTAGACAAAGCCGTTTCCCGCGTAACAGCCATGCCACTCGAAGAAGCAATCGACGAAACGGGACTAACATCGAAGCAACTACGGGAACGGTATCATTGCTTCAACGTAGACGGCCAAACGTATGTCCAGTTGTGATTCAATCATTTCAGAAGTTATTCCCATTTGTTTTGCCCAAGAATTAACGAAGCAAGATAAACAGGAGCTTCTAAAAGACAATTACTGTTTCATGGAAAATGGCATCATTTACATTCAACTCTTAAAAAAGGAAATAATCCATGGTTAAGGAAATCGAAGTCATTAAGCGTCAGGTGAAAACCTTAAAGGGCAATTCCCTTTTCATCTACAATTCTTTAGTGCAACGATTTGAAGATTCTTTTGTTTCGTTTGACGAAGTAAAGACTATGGTTATTGATCGTTACGCTAAAATCGCAGCAGACAACAAAGAATTTAAGACTTCGCACAAAGGCGAAACAAATTGGGGTTACGGAAAACAAGTCAAACATTGCGAGCATAAAGTTGCATCCAAAATTCTCAAAGTCCTTGAAAGGCTAAGCCCTGACAACATCACGGAACTAATGGCGGAAATCGAGAAGCTACAGGATGCTTCTTTTAAGTCTGGCGATAGTGCCGAAGTAGAAGTTGCCCGCAATCTATTTCACGGCGCAATAAATCAACTAAACTCTTTGCTCTACTTCTAAAAAATTTGGGGAGGTAATACCATGAAACTCAAAGAACTTAAATCAGCTTCTCCGCTCATCCACAACAAGCTGACCAACGAAGAACGCAAAGTTTACTTTGACGAAATTAGGTTTCAGATGCTTATGGATTTGGAAAACATCATCAAAGCAGACGAAAACCAACATCTAACCGCTATTGCAACAAGCATTAAGCACATTATCACACAAGCAATGGTTTACAGCTTACAAGTTACGATTAAAGAACTTGATAGGCATAAACAACTTCTTTTAGATACAAATAACAAAAGTATCAAGAAAGCAACATTAACAATTTTAGATGATTTAATCATTCCGCTTGTCACAGATTCACATAGAATTTTCAAAGAAGAGGTGCAATAAAATGAGAGTCCCAAAATCAACAACTCCGTGGGGTAGTAAAATACAGGGAAAGATACAGGAATGATCCTATCTTTAGAGAAAAAGAAAAGGAACGTATAAGAGCTAGATACGTTAAAAAAAGGAAGAACTGACTATGCAACAGTGAATGGAGTTGAATATATCAACTCAAAAAAGTTCAAAGAGATTACAGGCATCTCTAATCATTTGATTCATGCACTAACAAAAGAAAACATCATACCGCACAAAAGGAATCCAAAAAACAACAGACTGCTATTCCTCGAAGCAGATGCTTATTTATTTCGCGATCATTTAGATGATTATATAATCAATCCAGGCTTCAAAACATTTGAAAAATACGATCATCTAAAATTAAAACAGCATTTATTCAAATATAGCGGCCTGTATGATTATAAAAATGGCATTTTTATCACTAATAAAGATGAAAATAAAGAATCGAATCAGTGAAAAATCGCCACTATAAAGCCCTGACATTCCAGGGCTTTTTTCATCAAAGCCATATTATGCTAAATCTGACATAATGTAACTTTAAACCTCTGTCAGTGTCGATCATGCAACTACACAGGATTTTTACAAAAATGGAGAAAATCAACATGCAGTACACACGTATCAGTGAGATTCCGCGAGATTTCAGCTACATTTTAACAGTAACGCCAAAGCTAGCGCAGTCGATTTTGATGGAAGGAAGATTACAAGAGGCGCATCGTAGACCGATTAGGCAAGACACGATTGCTTACTTGCGTAAGCAAATCCGCAATAACGCATTTTGAAGACGGCACAGCATTGATTTTTGTCACACTAAATAACCGTATCTACCTAGCAAATGGTCGGCATCGCGTTACAGCAATCTTACAGTGCAATCATACAGCAGACTTTAACGCGCTTGTGATCCCGATCAAAGACAGAAAACGCATCCCACAAGTGCTTTACAATAGCGACTTCTCCATGCCAGACCTTTCCGTATTGCGTGATTTGCCTGGAATGTCCGCAATCACTGCGGGGCTGTAGCAGATGACTAAGCAAAAGCGTCTCGATGCGATCCACAGCAAGTGCCGAAGCCAGTGCAGCTACTTAGACGGGCCGCAATACTGCAAGCAGCGCCGTTGCCCGCTCCACGAGTCGGCAACCAAGCCGAAGAAAACGCCTGAGCACTTTGTGGGCAACGCTATATACTGGTTCTGCGGTAGTTGCGTGATGCACTCCACCACTTGCGACGGATGCCCGCTCAAACCCTACAGCCCCATCAAGCGTGAGGACTTACCACAGCGGCAAGAGCGTCCGCTATATCGCATGATCCGCCGGCCATCATTGACAGTGCAGTGCCAATGATTATTTCTGTCAATCGGATTAACAAAAAACAAAAAACCCCCGAAGGCGGCAACCTTGGGGGGCGAGAGAGGAAGAAAACGTGATAGTTGAAGATAATACGGGCAACAAAGTTGTCAAGAGGCGGGGAGCGGAGGAGGTAGTCCAACTCCCCACCAAGGCCGTGGACCAGAACCTAAAGCTAATAGACAATATACCTCATTGCACCAACGACATGGCGATTCTACAGCTATTTGCAGAGGCCCTGCGTTATGCCGACCATTTGGTGACTATCTCGGACAACTCTAACCGTCCGACCTACGTTGCCCCGGTCTACATCAAGCCGCCCACGGCGGAAATCTTCTTGACCGATGCCAAGGCAATGCGCTCATACAATGAGCTTCTGGCAGCAGTCAGAGCCGATTTCCACGCCGATCAGTTCCTAGCTGACTTGGGAAAACTTGACTTTTCTCAACTTTGCGGGGTCTCAATCCCCGCCGTGAAGGGTCTACAGTCTAGGATTAACCGCAATTTCGGCATGTGTCGTGGGGAGTACGCCAAAGTCACAGCGGCAATCAATCGGGATGAGCCATACTCAAAAGACAAGCACAAGAGAATCTCTGAGCGCATCAAAGTCAGTGCCAGGGCAGCAGCAGCTTATGACGACATCTTGACCACCTATGATGACATAGACAATCCCGACTATGAGCAAGGCACTTTGACATGGACAATTGGGGGCTGTGCCCATGCCTTCATAGTTGCGAAGCTATTAGAGCGGCCTACAGCCAGCAAGAACGTCCTTGCCTCTGAGTTCCTTAGCTCAAACAAAGAAACAATAATCGCATCCTATGTCCAGTTCGCCGTTATCCGGGCCTTCCGTGACTTCGCCGGGGGCGACCTCCCCCGATGGCAAAGGCTGCTTAGTCTGGTCGGCTACGGCCAGGAGACGGTTCTCCGGGGTGACGTTATCGGCCTCACCTTCGGGATGATCCGCCTGGAGAAGTACCCTCAAAGCCCACGGACCTCGGCATGGTGCAGCGAGCCACTGACCCCTGACGCCTTGTTTGTTGCGTCCTGTGCTCTATGCGGAAAACCCTCTAAGCAGCGCATAAAGTGGGGTGACATCCTCAGTGGTCGCGTATTCTCTTGCGGGTGTTCCGCGCCCAAAACCATGTATAAGCCAGCCCTAGCCAGACTCAAAGCAGCGGCCATTGATAGGTTCAAGGCCAAAAAATCTGAGTGTGCTTCAACAGGCGAGAAGGATTTCTTCTTCTCCTCGGAGGAACACTTTTTGGAGTCGGTAGGCTTACCATGGGGTCATGGCTGCTTAGACTTATCCCGCTTTGAGGATCACAAATATAACAACGTGCCTTACGCTCCCGGTCATGTTCTTTGGGAGTGTTCAAAAATCAATCGCTCAAACGGGGGCAAGGCGACAAAGCGCAAGCGGGTGAAGCTGCCGTTAGACTACAACGCACCGAAGCTGCCCTATGCTTTGTCGGACTTTGCACCTTATGAGTATGCACCCGGCTATCAAGACAAGCCTTCCTTGGAGTCACTGAGGAGTAATTTTTGGGAGGTCCGGTCTACAAGAGACGAAAACCGGAGAATAAAATCATCAATCAAAACTGATACTTACGGAGATGCCTTCACCGAAGAAAATCAAAAGTGCTTGGAGAGGCTTATTCAACGATTTCAAGAGGATAGACTACCTAGTTTTGGGGAAATTTTACCCACCCTGGCGGCGATTAAGGCAGGCCGGGCCTATACGGACGGGGTGTCTGACCCCCTTCAAGGAGTTTTGCCAGCAAAACATTCAACTCAGAACCTTCAGCACTACAGAGAAAAAGCAAAACCAAACCTTCATCAACTCCAATGATCCAAAAAATGAATACAAAAAAATCACTCATGAAGCGAGCCGAGGAGCGAGCGAAGCGAGAGACGAGGGAGCAACCGGGTGCAGCGGCGGTGGCCCGCTGCAATAGTTTTTTCGCCAGAGCGAAGCTCTAAGAAGAACTTGACACAATACAAACACAACTTATCTATTAACACAGGAGGATGAAGCAGTGGGTAGA
Protein-coding regions in this window:
- a CDS encoding tyrosine-type recombinase/integrase, with the translated sequence MSAKTNRGNNPKAGEVITVEPIKSVKDIATIKKLLADKPRESALFVVGINTALRASDLLKLTAGQVRTILADEDGGLVRESKTGKRRRVIFNKAAREALARLLATREFDAAEPIFTGQRGQMSASYLCRLVASWCESVNLKGNYGSHSLRKTWGYHQRVTFGADIPTLMDALGHSTQRQTLTYLCIQPEEIKSVYANEL